The DNA window CAGTAGCTTTTTATTTTTTAAGCAAATTAGCCAGCAAAAATCTGCCGATTATAGGTAATTTCATAACTGAAATAGTAAAAATTGTACAAAATAATCTTTAGAAAGGATAAGCATAAAATGAAAGATTACCAACTTAAATATCTTAAAAGTCAGTTAACGGAAGAGAAGACGGAATGTGAAAATGCCTTGAAGGACAATAAAGAGCTAAATACCGGTACTTTACTTGCGGCAAATGAAATGGAATTATCATTATATGATAATCATCCTGCAGATACAGCTAGTGAAACTTTTGAAATGGAAAAGCAAATAGCTATAAAAAGGCATTATGAAAAACGTATGGCAGATATAAAGCATGCATTAGATAAAATAGATAGAAATATCTATGGAACATGTGAGATGTGTGGTAAAGATATCGATTTTGAACGTTTAGAAGCATTACCTACATCAAAACTTTGTATAAAATGTGAAAAAGATATTAACATACCAATAAGGGATATGCAAAATACCGATAGACCAGTTGAAGAAGATGTTTTAAAGCCTCCTTTTTACAGAACAGATACCGATGGTCATGATTATGTAGGATATGATGGTGAAGATGCATGGCAGGATGTGGCAAAGTATAATAAGACACCTAATTACGCATTAGATTGGTATGATAATAATTTTTATGATGAGCATGAAAAGTTAAAGGACGTCCCAGAGTCAATAGAAGATATTAGTAATGAAGAATATAAGTCTCAGCTTCCAGAATAGATTAATTGCCCCAATATTGGGGCAATTGTTAGCGTAAAATTACCGTAGGGATTTAGAGTAATAAATTACCAATAGAATTGAAAAGAAGATGCCATCCTGTTAAAATATTAGTCGAATAAACAAATAACTTAACGAAAGGATGACATCTTCTATG is part of the Xylanivirga thermophila genome and encodes:
- a CDS encoding TraR/DksA C4-type zinc finger protein, with product MKDYQLKYLKSQLTEEKTECENALKDNKELNTGTLLAANEMELSLYDNHPADTASETFEMEKQIAIKRHYEKRMADIKHALDKIDRNIYGTCEMCGKDIDFERLEALPTSKLCIKCEKDINIPIRDMQNTDRPVEEDVLKPPFYRTDTDGHDYVGYDGEDAWQDVAKYNKTPNYALDWYDNNFYDEHEKLKDVPESIEDISNEEYKSQLPE